The nucleotide window AGGCAGCTATTCCTTTCAATCCGTAAAGTAAAGTATCCTGCAAGCTCTGGATATCAGAATCTTTACCACAAGCGCCTACTTTCACGCATCCGCTGCCACCAATTGTCTGTTCGCATTGATTACAAAACATATCGACCAAACCCCCTTTAATAACCGATGAAGCTTTCTGTTTTAACCTTATTTTTATCACAACCGGTTTTAAGGCACAAGTCATGCATCGCCTTAACCATCGATGGTGGGCCAAAAACAAAAAAGGTTCTATCTTTCCATCTCTCTATCTTCTCAACTAACAACTCTTGACTAATCACACCGTTAATGCAGCTCTGATCCTTTGGTTCACAATCAGTCACCAGATAGAATACCTTTATAGTATCATTAGCCGCTTGCCAGTTATCCAGCTCTTCTTTAAAAGCAATATCTTCAGTCCGGTTAGAATAAAGCAAAATAACATTTGTCTTAAGCCGCTTATTTTCAATGTATTCAATAATTGAAATTACCGGGGTTATGCCAATTCCACCAATTAAAAATGCTACCTTCTTATTGTCATCACTGAATACACAGCTACCCATCGCCGGCTTTAAATCTACTTTATCACCCGGTTTCAGGTCTCTTAGCTTTTGAGAAAATTCACTTTCGCTCAATCTTTTAGTGACCTCCAAATATTGTTTAGTTGGTGAAGAGGAAAAAGAAAGGTACTTATTCAGCTGATGATTCCTAAGATTATCGCTATCGAAAATAAGTTGTGTAAACTGTCCGGGTAAAAAATCTACCCTTACTTCCGGAAAAAACCGAAAACTCTCTATATCTTTAGTTCTCTTGATGCGTTCACTTAAACTTGCCTTAATTTTATTTTCCATTATTAACCTCCCGGCAGTTTTTACATGTACCATAGAAGTAACCCTGAAGCTCTTCGATGATATTACCGTCAACTTCTCGTTGTTCAAGAGCCTTGCAAGGCTTCATATTAAGATCCGAAATTTCATCACAGCTCTTACATAAAAAATGATGGTGGGGGTCAATTCTAGCTTCAAAGCAAGACTTATCAAACTGTATTCTTATCTCATTAATTACGTGCTTCTGCTTAAAAAGATCCAAAACCGTATAAACAGTAGCCAAAGATACTGCTGGCATTCTAAGCTTAACTCTCTCGTAAATCTGATCAGCAGTTAAATGCTTACCATTATTTAAAAGAACTCCATGGACCTCTAACCTCTGCTGAGTTGGCCTTATATCATGACCCCTTAA belongs to Candidatus Omnitrophota bacterium and includes:
- a CDS encoding FAD-dependent oxidoreductase, whose product is MENKIKASLSERIKRTKDIESFRFFPEVRVDFLPGQFTQLIFDSDNLRNHQLNKYLSFSSSPTKQYLEVTKRLSESEFSQKLRDLKPGDKVDLKPAMGSCVFSDDNKKVAFLIGGIGITPVISIIEYIENKRLKTNVILLYSNRTEDIAFKEELDNWQAANDTIKVFYLVTDCEPKDQSCINGVISQELLVEKIERWKDRTFFVFGPPSMVKAMHDLCLKTGCDKNKVKTESFIGY
- a CDS encoding transcriptional repressor: MENSLKVLRGHDIRPTQQRLEVHGVLLNNGKHLTADQIYERVKLRMPAVSLATVYTVLDLFKQKHVINEIRIQFDKSCFEARIDPHHHFLCKSCDEISDLNMKPCKALEQREVDGNIIEELQGYFYGTCKNCREVNNGK